In one window of Desertifilum tharense IPPAS B-1220 DNA:
- a CDS encoding cation:proton antiporter, which yields MMAIMLIAPLLFERIKLPGIVGLIIAGVVVGPNGLGILERDASIVLLGTVGLLLLMFMAGLETSLDDLKYSADKAIVYGLATFAFPMLIGTGAMLLMGYGILASILVASCFATHTLIALPILLRLGIMRTTTVTVTLGGTLITNVLGLLVLAVVIRAHGGDLNLGFWLFLIPSLTIYTFATLWGVPKVGRWFFRRFGHDEGAEFTFVFATLLVVSYAAELIQIEPVIGAFLAGIAITQLIPTLSPLMNRIQFIGNNLFIPFFLISVGMLIDPMILINEPRSLLIAGVMIAAEVTAKFLAAWVPSKFLKLQFPNVMVMFGLSVAQAASTLAAITVAYEVELVDQLTVNGIIAMILVTCIASPWITARWGQQMKPQEAAAPVAVEDIQLGDRVLVPVANPNTEDNLLRLAMILAKKVNGTLLPLHVLIDQEGRVTEAAKIQQRQLLEAAETAANAAVIDVEPIGRVDDSIDKGIIRAAAEHQAGLVICGWKGYSTYQENFFGSVIDKVVRRATVPVLISRFPHSINNTARVFLAIAQMETTSAAFRQTIGLAKNIATELKATLHLVLLVNTTKTNRPPLDVEDFGLESDTPVQQVRGNFVAKLNRMLQTDDLLILTAGTHPHIWGLPALGIEPETIARNHQNIAIIVVHFPRR from the coding sequence ATGATGGCAATTATGTTAATTGCCCCGCTCTTGTTTGAGCGCATCAAGTTACCTGGAATTGTGGGGTTAATTATCGCAGGTGTGGTTGTTGGACCCAATGGTTTAGGAATTTTAGAACGCGATGCAAGTATTGTTCTATTAGGAACCGTTGGTCTGTTGCTTTTGATGTTTATGGCGGGTTTGGAAACGAGCCTAGATGACCTCAAATATAGCGCAGATAAAGCTATTGTTTATGGCTTGGCAACCTTTGCTTTTCCCATGCTAATTGGTACGGGAGCTATGTTATTAATGGGTTATGGCATTTTGGCTTCTATTTTGGTTGCCTCCTGTTTTGCCACCCATACGTTAATTGCACTTCCTATTCTCTTAAGATTGGGAATCATGCGAACGACGACGGTTACAGTTACGTTAGGCGGTACATTAATTACTAATGTTTTAGGATTATTAGTCCTCGCTGTCGTCATTCGGGCGCATGGCGGCGATCTAAACCTCGGCTTTTGGTTATTCTTGATCCCTTCCCTCACCATTTATACTTTTGCAACTTTATGGGGCGTTCCCAAAGTTGGGCGATGGTTCTTTCGTCGCTTTGGTCATGATGAAGGTGCAGAATTCACTTTTGTATTTGCAACCTTATTGGTGGTTTCATATGCCGCAGAACTGATTCAAATTGAACCCGTCATTGGAGCCTTTTTAGCTGGAATTGCGATTACTCAATTAATTCCTACCCTGAGTCCGCTGATGAACCGGATTCAATTTATTGGGAATAACTTATTTATTCCCTTCTTCTTGATTTCGGTGGGGATGTTAATTGACCCGATGATTTTAATTAACGAACCGCGATCGCTCTTAATTGCTGGCGTGATGATTGCCGCCGAAGTCACTGCTAAATTCCTCGCCGCTTGGGTTCCCAGTAAATTCTTAAAACTGCAATTTCCTAACGTCATGGTGATGTTTGGGCTATCGGTTGCTCAAGCCGCCTCTACCCTAGCCGCGATTACCGTTGCCTACGAAGTTGAACTGGTCGATCAACTTACCGTTAACGGGATTATTGCCATGATTTTAGTCACCTGTATTGCTTCTCCGTGGATTACCGCCCGTTGGGGACAACAGATGAAACCCCAAGAAGCGGCCGCTCCGGTTGCGGTGGAAGATATACAATTAGGCGATCGCGTTTTAGTCCCCGTCGCCAACCCCAACACCGAAGACAACCTGCTGCGACTGGCGATGATTTTAGCCAAAAAGGTGAATGGCACCCTGCTTCCCCTGCATGTTCTAATCGATCAAGAGGGGAGAGTCACAGAAGCCGCTAAAATTCAGCAGCGCCAACTCCTAGAAGCTGCCGAAACCGCCGCTAACGCCGCCGTCATTGACGTAGAACCGATTGGACGGGTAGACGACTCCATCGATAAAGGAATTATCCGCGCTGCGGCAGAACACCAAGCCGGGTTAGTGATTTGCGGTTGGAAAGGTTACTCCACCTATCAAGAAAACTTCTTTGGAAGCGTCATTGATAAAGTAGTGCGTCGGGCAACAGTTCCCGTCTTAATTAGTCGCTTTCCCCATTCGATTAATAATACAGCCCGCGTATTTTTGGCGATCGCCCAGATGGAAACCACCTCCGCCGCCTTCCGCCAAACCATCGGTTTAGCGAAAAATATCGCCACAGAACTCAAAGCCACCCTGCACCTCGTCCTCCTGGTGAATACCACAAAAACCAATCGCCCTCCCCTAGATGTCGAAGACTTTGGCTTAGAATCTGATACCCCCGTGCAACAAGTACGCGGAAACTTTGTCGCCAAACTCAACCGGATGCTGCAAACCGATGACTTATTAATTCTGACCGCCGGAACCCATCCTCACATCTGGGGTTTACCCGCGCTGGGTATAGAACCCGAAACCATTGCCCGCAACCATCAAAACATTGCGATTATCGTAGTTCACTTTCCCCGCAGATAG
- a CDS encoding squalene/phytoene synthase family protein has product MDLRTDALEILKETSRTFYIPINQLPPRLQEAVASAYLCMRAIDEIEDHPTLDNPTKAKLLRAISLTLQAAVDGFSLDAFVSDLSPYKNTLEEVTVRIREWALLAPESIAPRIWDATAAMSDRMAYWADRNWRVDTEADLDRYTFGVAGAVGLLLSDLWSWYDGTQTNRTQAIGFGRGLQAVNILRNHQEDGVRGVSFLPEGWQAPEMFAYAQRNLALADAYTDALPVGPALTFCRIPLALAHGTLDALANGKEKLSRSDVMALLEQLSQK; this is encoded by the coding sequence ATGGATTTACGTACAGATGCACTAGAAATTCTCAAAGAAACCAGCCGCACGTTTTATATCCCAATCAACCAACTGCCCCCCCGCTTGCAGGAAGCTGTGGCGTCTGCATACCTCTGTATGCGAGCCATTGACGAGATTGAAGACCATCCCACTTTAGATAATCCAACGAAAGCTAAACTGCTCAGAGCGATTAGTTTGACGTTGCAAGCCGCCGTGGATGGGTTTTCGCTCGATGCATTTGTTAGCGATCTTAGCCCTTACAAAAATACCTTAGAAGAGGTAACGGTACGGATTCGCGAATGGGCCTTACTTGCGCCCGAAAGTATCGCCCCCCGCATTTGGGATGCCACCGCCGCTATGTCCGATCGGATGGCCTATTGGGCGGATCGCAACTGGCGGGTGGATACGGAAGCCGATTTAGATCGTTACACCTTTGGGGTTGCGGGAGCAGTTGGGTTGCTGCTGTCTGACCTGTGGTCGTGGTACGATGGCACGCAAACGAACCGAACGCAGGCGATTGGTTTTGGACGCGGGTTACAGGCGGTGAATATTCTCCGCAATCATCAAGAAGATGGCGTGCGAGGGGTGAGTTTCCTTCCAGAGGGTTGGCAAGCGCCGGAGATGTTTGCCTATGCTCAACGCAATTTAGCTTTAGCCGATGCTTATACCGATGCCTTACCCGTGGGGCCCGCGCTGACTTTCTGCCGCATTCCTTTGGCGTTAGCGCATGGCACCTTGGATGCTTTGGCAAATGGCAAGGAAAAACTCAGCCGTTCTGATGTGATGGCTTTGTTGGAACAATTGAGCCAAAAATAA
- a CDS encoding M48 family metallopeptidase: MRRFFLALLLLVSLLYSPLAAVAVELTPQCDRLGEFHHPISTDSPLTQCYFDRGLVLTYGFNHAEAARSFQQAAQLDPDCAMCYWGMALVLGPNINAAMDSETIPEAWQALQRALLLSPKASQSERDYIQALTQRYSLDATADRASLDIAYAEAMRELSQHYSEDLDAATLFVEALMDMTPWDYWTPTGEPNAHTMEILTTLESVLARNPNHIGANHLYVHAVETSPYPERGIESADRLGDLVPASGHLVHVPSHIYIRVGRYHDAAIANQRAIEADRAYLSQDHAQGIYTLAYVLHNYHFLWASATMEGQSQVAIQAARDLSARVNRRMMRQPGYGTLQHFYVLPLYALTRFGKWDEILMQPSPATDLEYPTGVWHYARGMAFVGKGELEKAAQELENLSAIASHPALKDVTIWEVNNTQSLLQIASQMLAGELAGKQGEKERAIAHLNRALTLEDALNYDEPETWYSPVRQSLGAILLEANQPNAAEKVYQADLAQHPENGWSLFGLMQSLQAQGKLAEAKAVQKRLQTAWQYADVTLTASRF, translated from the coding sequence ATGCGTCGCTTTTTCTTGGCATTGCTTCTGCTGGTTAGTCTGTTGTACTCTCCTCTGGCTGCTGTAGCCGTTGAGTTGACGCCTCAATGCGATCGCCTTGGTGAGTTCCATCATCCGATCTCGACAGACTCCCCGCTAACCCAATGCTATTTCGATCGAGGGTTAGTTCTGACCTATGGGTTTAACCACGCAGAGGCGGCGCGTTCTTTTCAACAAGCGGCTCAACTCGATCCCGACTGTGCGATGTGTTACTGGGGAATGGCTCTGGTTTTAGGCCCCAATATTAATGCAGCAATGGATTCAGAAACCATTCCAGAGGCTTGGCAGGCACTTCAGAGGGCGCTATTGTTAAGCCCAAAGGCCAGTCAATCTGAAAGAGATTATATTCAAGCTTTAACTCAACGCTATTCTTTAGACGCCACCGCAGATCGAGCGAGTCTGGATATTGCCTACGCCGAGGCGATGCGGGAACTCTCCCAGCACTATTCCGAAGATTTGGATGCGGCGACGCTGTTTGTCGAAGCGCTGATGGATATGACGCCGTGGGATTATTGGACTCCCACCGGGGAACCCAACGCCCATACAATGGAGATTCTGACGACGCTAGAGTCTGTGTTGGCACGCAACCCCAACCACATCGGCGCAAATCATTTATACGTCCATGCGGTAGAAACTTCACCCTACCCCGAACGCGGTATAGAGAGCGCGGATCGGTTGGGTGACTTGGTTCCGGCTTCTGGCCATTTGGTTCACGTTCCCTCCCATATTTATATCCGCGTGGGACGATATCATGATGCGGCGATCGCCAATCAACGCGCCATTGAAGCCGATCGAGCCTATTTGAGTCAAGATCATGCTCAAGGCATCTATACCCTAGCCTATGTGTTGCATAACTATCATTTTCTCTGGGCAAGTGCCACAATGGAAGGTCAATCGCAGGTTGCAATCCAAGCTGCACGCGATCTTTCTGCTAGGGTGAACCGTCGGATGATGCGCCAGCCGGGATATGGCACGTTGCAACATTTTTATGTGCTACCCCTTTATGCGCTGACTCGGTTTGGCAAGTGGGATGAAATTTTGATGCAACCTTCACCCGCAACTGATTTGGAGTATCCTACGGGGGTTTGGCATTATGCGCGGGGGATGGCGTTTGTAGGGAAAGGGGAGTTGGAGAAGGCGGCGCAGGAGTTGGAAAACTTGAGCGCGATCGCATCTCATCCCGCTTTAAAGGATGTCACCATTTGGGAAGTGAATAATACCCAAAGTCTATTGCAAATTGCTTCACAGATGCTGGCGGGTGAGTTAGCCGGGAAACAGGGAGAAAAGGAAAGGGCGATCGCTCATCTCAATCGCGCTTTAACTCTAGAAGACGCTTTAAACTATGATGAACCGGAAACCTGGTACTCCCCAGTACGCCAATCTCTAGGCGCTATCTTACTAGAAGCCAACCAACCCAACGCTGCCGAAAAGGTCTATCAAGCCGACTTAGCGCAACATCCGGAAAACGGTTGGTCGTTATTCGGTCTAATGCAGAGTTTGCAAGCCCAAGGTAAACTAGCAGAAGCTAAAGCCGTGCAAAAGCGTCTACAGACAGCTTGGCAATACGCCGATGTCACCCTCACCGCCTCGCGTTTCTAA
- a CDS encoding CHAD domain-containing protein: MNQLSFSLPPTFGDWAHLAIATHFNQTLADEAEVMKTEGGEQRLVALKRMRVGMRRLQTAIAGFDRAIILPKAAQEKQLAQVTQALSNLCELENLQVTLQTHYQPHLPPAEQPALRKVLKKLKKQCKHANKQSHKELRSKRYAKFKAALHQWLQAPAYSPLAPMPIEPILPDLLSPFVSQLFLQPGWLVGIEKTNWEADIPPSIPVKSVETHLALYSHQLRDLCQQSQQVRDRMHLYRPLYGRAYQTCEEDIKQLQAVLSDLQDNLVLTHFIAHVLGNQWSAAAPELTRQLARVRHQAWQAWQTLQHRYLTAQMRSEFYLTILQPGAEESPNGTTPVYLSPQRES; the protein is encoded by the coding sequence ATGAATCAGCTTTCTTTCTCTTTGCCACCAACCTTTGGTGATTGGGCGCATTTAGCCATCGCCACCCATTTCAATCAAACACTCGCCGATGAAGCGGAGGTGATGAAAACAGAAGGGGGCGAACAGCGCTTGGTGGCGTTAAAACGAATGCGCGTAGGAATGCGGCGCTTGCAAACGGCGATCGCGGGATTTGATCGTGCCATTATTCTGCCAAAAGCAGCACAGGAAAAACAACTCGCCCAAGTGACTCAAGCCTTAAGCAACCTCTGCGAACTGGAAAACTTGCAGGTAACGTTGCAAACCCATTATCAGCCCCACCTGCCCCCAGCCGAACAGCCAGCCCTCCGCAAAGTTCTCAAGAAATTGAAAAAGCAGTGCAAGCACGCCAACAAACAAAGCCACAAGGAATTGCGTTCTAAACGCTACGCCAAATTTAAAGCAGCGCTGCACCAGTGGTTGCAAGCCCCCGCTTACAGCCCCCTTGCTCCCATGCCCATCGAGCCGATTTTACCGGATTTGCTGTCCCCTTTTGTGAGCCAACTGTTTTTACAACCGGGGTGGCTGGTGGGCATCGAGAAAACGAACTGGGAAGCCGATATTCCCCCATCCATTCCGGTAAAATCTGTGGAAACGCACCTAGCTTTATACAGTCATCAACTGCGCGATCTTTGCCAGCAATCTCAACAGGTTCGCGATCGAATGCACCTCTATCGCCCCTTGTATGGCAGGGCTTATCAAACTTGCGAGGAGGATATCAAGCAGTTACAAGCTGTTTTAAGCGATTTGCAGGATAATTTGGTGCTAACCCATTTTATCGCCCATGTGTTAGGCAACCAGTGGAGCGCGGCAGCCCCCGAATTGACGCGCCAACTGGCACGAGTTCGCCATCAGGCTTGGCAAGCTTGGCAAACCTTGCAACACCGCTATTTAACAGCTCAAATGCGATCGGAGTTTTATCTAACGATTCTGCAACCGGGTGCTGAAGAATCGCCTAATGGTACCACTCCCGTGTATTTGAGTCCGCAACGGGAATCCTAA
- a CDS encoding EAL domain-containing protein, whose product MTKIARLLRILLVEDSEDDALLILRYLRRGGYQILFERVENRTAMQEALQRLNDLPDRPYWDIILADYFLPEFSATEALELLQQTGFDIPFIIVSGEIGEPAAVAAMKAGAHDYIIKGHLARLLPAVERECKEAAGRRERQSLERQARLLRSLIVAISETSNFSEALQVAISQVCELTGWHYGEAWIPNAEGSSLIACSAWYGENDPQIAQFHADSKALTFQPNQDIVGRIWQTQQAEWHQDISSLAPEVSGRSLKARQCGLRATLGVPILADGSEVHPTRQVLAVLVFFMFEARPVDSSLVQLIGAVATQLGSVMQRKQAEEALRTQEHWLKTLINAVPELVSLQDDRGRWLVANDYTLKLLGLEEGQYQGLTHLQLAEQAKACQQTFLALDASDRQTWELRSLYKYEEAIAHPDGTSQLFDFTKVPLFNADGSRQGLVVVGRDITERKAMEEALRRAEAQYRNIFENAVEGIFQTTPEGYFLKANPALARICGYDSPEALIASITDIGQQLYVNPKQRAEFISAIQESDSVTNFEAMIYRRDPQSGMGDRQNVVWIVENARTVRDEQGNVLYYEGFVRDITERRMAEEKLRYYAFYDPLTGLPNRTLFLEELQQLLDSARAIASRRDSPIETLSQRCPTPVNSRPQFALLFLEISNYKVIKYSLGHLVADRLLSFIGQRLSDFIEQNPDCPHSSYLLARIGGDDFAILLKQVDAPETAIQLAQTLQALLKHPFQIEGREVFITAHLGIAFEQSDPFVQWNRPEDYLRAADTAMHHAKASGKGGYAVFTPSMHTGALWRLQLETDLRRSLDALLAQPQAESEFILHYQPIVLLATGQIVGFEALVRWKHPLRGLISPIEFIPLAEETGLIVPLSHWILWEACRQLKQWQYQGYTNLNLPQTPSLMMSVNLSGIQLDQGDLVECIDRILAETDLEGHCLKLEITESAIMATAVSTLSRLEQLKQRGIQLCIDDFGTGYSSLSRLHKLPIDTLKIDRSFVSGIEVEQNSCKLLATIVTLAESLGLDVIAEGVETPEQVNRLMALPGECKYGQGYLFSKPVDAMQAQKLLQQYQQA is encoded by the coding sequence ATGACTAAAATTGCTCGGTTGCTTCGCATCTTGTTGGTTGAGGACTCAGAAGATGATGCCCTCTTAATACTGCGCTATCTCCGTCGAGGGGGGTATCAAATCCTGTTTGAACGCGTGGAAAATCGCACCGCCATGCAGGAAGCCTTGCAACGCCTCAACGATCTCCCGGATCGCCCCTATTGGGATATTATTCTGGCCGACTACTTTTTACCCGAATTTAGCGCTACGGAAGCCTTGGAACTGCTGCAACAAACGGGGTTTGATATTCCCTTTATTATCGTGTCGGGTGAAATTGGCGAACCGGCCGCCGTAGCTGCGATGAAAGCTGGGGCGCACGACTATATTATTAAAGGTCATCTGGCTCGCCTATTACCAGCCGTCGAACGCGAATGCAAGGAGGCTGCCGGACGCCGAGAACGCCAGTCCCTAGAGCGACAAGCGCGACTGTTGCGATCGCTAATTGTTGCCATTAGCGAAACCTCCAACTTTTCCGAGGCTCTGCAAGTCGCCATTTCCCAGGTTTGCGAACTGACGGGATGGCATTACGGCGAGGCTTGGATACCCAACGCCGAAGGGTCGAGTCTAATCGCGTGTTCGGCTTGGTATGGCGAGAATGACCCGCAAATTGCCCAATTTCACGCCGACAGCAAAGCCCTGACTTTTCAGCCCAATCAAGATATTGTTGGGCGGATTTGGCAAACGCAACAAGCGGAATGGCATCAAGATATTTCTTCACTCGCGCCAGAGGTATCGGGGCGATCGCTCAAGGCGCGACAATGCGGTTTGCGAGCCACCTTGGGCGTCCCCATTCTGGCCGATGGATCGGAGGTTCACCCCACCCGCCAAGTCCTAGCCGTGCTGGTGTTCTTCATGTTTGAAGCCCGTCCGGTGGATAGCAGCCTCGTGCAATTGATCGGCGCGGTTGCGACTCAGTTAGGCAGCGTTATGCAACGCAAGCAAGCAGAAGAGGCGTTGCGAACTCAAGAACATTGGTTAAAAACTCTGATTAATGCCGTTCCCGAACTCGTTAGCCTGCAAGACGATCGCGGGCGCTGGCTCGTGGCGAATGACTACACCCTCAAGCTTTTGGGGTTAGAAGAAGGTCAATATCAAGGCTTAACCCATCTTCAGCTTGCAGAACAAGCCAAAGCCTGTCAACAGACTTTTTTGGCTTTAGACGCGTCCGATCGCCAAACCTGGGAGTTGCGATCGCTCTATAAATATGAAGAGGCGATCGCCCATCCGGATGGCACCTCGCAATTGTTTGACTTTACCAAAGTGCCTTTATTTAATGCCGATGGTTCCCGCCAGGGGTTAGTGGTGGTGGGGCGCGACATCACCGAACGCAAAGCAATGGAAGAAGCCTTGCGACGCGCCGAAGCTCAGTATCGCAACATCTTTGAAAATGCGGTAGAAGGCATTTTTCAGACCACTCCAGAAGGGTACTTCCTCAAGGCGAACCCGGCTCTTGCAAGGATTTGCGGTTATGACTCTCCGGAAGCGCTGATCGCCTCCATCACGGATATTGGACAACAACTCTACGTCAACCCCAAGCAACGGGCTGAATTTATCTCAGCCATTCAAGAATCGGATTCTGTCACCAATTTTGAAGCGATGATTTATCGCCGCGATCCTCAAAGTGGGATGGGCGATCGCCAAAACGTCGTCTGGATTGTCGAGAATGCCAGAACTGTACGCGACGAGCAAGGTAATGTCTTATACTATGAAGGCTTTGTGCGCGATATTACAGAACGGCGCATGGCGGAAGAAAAACTTCGCTATTATGCCTTTTACGATCCCCTCACGGGTTTGCCCAATCGCACCCTATTTTTAGAAGAATTACAACAGCTCTTAGACAGCGCGCGAGCGATCGCTTCTCGTAGGGATTCTCCCATCGAAACCCTCTCGCAACGCTGCCCAACTCCTGTCAACTCCCGCCCCCAGTTCGCCCTCTTATTTTTAGAAATCTCGAACTACAAGGTGATTAAGTATAGCCTCGGTCACTTAGTTGCCGATCGGCTATTATCATTCATCGGTCAGCGTTTATCCGATTTTATCGAACAGAACCCAGATTGCCCGCACTCCAGCTATTTGCTGGCTCGGATCGGGGGCGATGATTTTGCCATTTTACTCAAACAAGTAGACGCCCCAGAAACCGCAATCCAGCTTGCCCAAACCCTGCAAGCCCTGCTCAAACACCCCTTTCAGATTGAAGGGCGAGAGGTTTTTATCACCGCTCATCTAGGAATTGCCTTTGAACAATCCGATCCGTTCGTGCAGTGGAATCGCCCAGAAGACTATTTGCGGGCGGCAGATACAGCGATGCATCACGCCAAAGCTTCTGGTAAAGGAGGGTATGCCGTTTTTACACCCTCCATGCATACGGGGGCGCTATGGCGGTTGCAACTCGAAACCGACTTGCGGCGATCGCTCGATGCTCTGCTTGCTCAACCGCAGGCGGAATCTGAGTTTATTCTGCACTATCAACCGATTGTTTTGCTGGCAACGGGTCAAATTGTCGGTTTTGAAGCTTTGGTACGCTGGAAACATCCCCTGCGAGGGTTAATTTCTCCGATCGAATTTATTCCCCTCGCCGAAGAAACAGGTTTAATTGTGCCGCTATCCCATTGGATTTTATGGGAAGCCTGTCGCCAGCTTAAACAATGGCAATATCAAGGTTACACCAACCTCAACCTTCCCCAGACGCCCTCGCTGATGATGAGCGTCAACCTTTCTGGGATTCAACTCGATCAAGGCGATTTAGTCGAATGCATTGACCGCATTCTCGCAGAAACGGATTTAGAAGGGCACTGCCTGAAGCTGGAAATTACCGAAAGTGCGATTATGGCAACGGCTGTTTCTACCCTCTCCCGACTCGAACAACTCAAACAACGGGGGATTCAGCTTTGTATTGATGATTTTGGTACCGGGTATTCTTCCCTCAGTCGCTTGCACAAACTCCCAATTGATACTCTAAAAATTGACCGTTCTTTTGTCAGCGGGATTGAAGTTGAGCAAAATAGCTGTAAGCTGCTGGCTACCATTGTCACCCTTGCCGAGAGTTTAGGGTTAGATGTAATTGCAGAGGGCGTAGAAACCCCAGAACAAGTGAATCGTTTGATGGCATTACCCGGAGAATGCAAATATGGACAAGGATATTTGTTCTCGAAGCCGGTGGATGCGATGCAAGCCCAGAAGCTTTTGCAGCAATATCAACAAGCCTGA
- a CDS encoding ATP-binding protein, whose amino-acid sequence MPYFVDGFALGMQYPAVFSLLDWGEWRLWGILGVGILLGNLVQWCFHRLQSRLIRCPAVEGDRELSSLEIGKILTALNDVVLVLDREGRYLKIAPTQAPQLYRPAAEVIGKTLADLFDSDRAQFFLKHIHQTLDTQQPVRIEYTLPIAGRLVWFAAKLLPLDLDRVLCVAQDITDQKQAANAICLLNSQLEQRVQERTQALEVANQELEAFCYSVSHDLRSPLRRIAGFSQAILEDCADELNPISQSYLQRAIHSTERMEEMIDDLLSLSHLSLQELNAQWVDLSAIALQIARELQQTNPSRPVEFKIAPQAIAYADARLLQIALENLLENAWKYTSKQAAASIEFGILPHTLPWQPRLEETRSLDSQYRLRSPEPQTLTFFIQDNGIGFNPHYASKLFAPFQRLHNAQEFEGTGIGLAIVQRIIHRHGGRVWAQAALEQGATFFFCLPFNPTDPELPRITLGHLALPPESKSRSQP is encoded by the coding sequence ATGCCATATTTTGTTGATGGATTTGCCCTAGGGATGCAGTACCCAGCCGTTTTTTCACTGCTGGATTGGGGAGAATGGCGTCTATGGGGGATCTTGGGGGTAGGAATCCTCTTGGGAAATTTAGTTCAGTGGTGCTTTCACCGCTTGCAGTCTCGTTTGATACGTTGTCCTGCGGTTGAGGGAGATCGGGAACTCTCTTCTTTAGAAATCGGCAAGATCCTGACCGCGTTGAACGATGTGGTGTTAGTTCTCGATCGCGAAGGTCGCTATCTTAAGATCGCCCCCACTCAAGCGCCACAATTGTATCGGCCGGCGGCTGAAGTGATTGGGAAGACGCTTGCAGATTTGTTTGATAGCGATCGCGCTCAGTTCTTTTTAAAGCACATTCACCAAACGCTAGACACTCAGCAACCCGTCCGCATTGAATATACGCTACCGATCGCGGGTCGATTGGTGTGGTTTGCCGCTAAACTTCTTCCCCTCGATTTAGACCGGGTTCTGTGCGTAGCTCAAGACATTACCGACCAAAAACAGGCGGCCAATGCAATTTGTCTATTGAACAGTCAGCTCGAACAGCGCGTTCAGGAAAGAACTCAAGCCTTAGAAGTTGCCAATCAAGAACTAGAAGCATTCTGCTATTCTGTTTCTCACGATTTGCGATCGCCCTTACGCCGCATTGCCGGATTTTCTCAGGCGATCTTAGAAGACTGCGCGGACGAGCTGAACCCGATCTCGCAAAGTTATTTACAGCGGGCGATCCACTCAACCGAACGCATGGAAGAGATGATCGATGACTTATTAAGTTTGTCGCATCTGAGCTTGCAAGAACTCAACGCCCAGTGGGTCGATCTCAGCGCGATCGCCCTTCAGATTGCCCGCGAGTTGCAACAAACCAACCCCTCGCGCCCAGTCGAATTTAAAATAGCGCCCCAAGCGATCGCCTATGCAGATGCACGCCTTCTGCAAATTGCCCTAGAAAACCTCCTAGAAAATGCTTGGAAATATACCAGCAAGCAAGCCGCCGCCTCAATCGAGTTTGGCATCTTACCCCATACCCTCCCCTGGCAACCGAGATTAGAAGAAACGCGTTCCTTAGACTCGCAATACCGACTGCGATCGCCCGAACCCCAAACCCTCACCTTTTTCATTCAAGACAATGGCATCGGCTTTAATCCCCACTATGCCAGCAAACTCTTCGCCCCCTTCCAACGCTTGCACAACGCTCAAGAATTTGAAGGAACGGGAATTGGTTTAGCCATTGTTCAACGCATCATTCACCGACATGGCGGTCGAGTTTGGGCCCAAGCCGCGCTGGAACAAGGAGCTACATTCTTCTTTTGTTTACCCTTCAATCCCACCGATCCAGAATTACCCCGCATAACTTTAGGTCATTTAGCCTTGCCCCCCGAATCTAAAAGCCGTTCGCAACCCTGA